One Jeotgalibaca porci genomic region harbors:
- a CDS encoding YdcF family protein → MVFYGIGIVFSGLLRYSRRKERKRTEQNTLLLLALFFFGLGIFVRKSQPMEAVFVGGVSAFLRFLFLIAPYVLGFCSVGLLIHAVTRLRERPESRKYWVVAFSGSVMIALSALVLVNARWLQNEWLYSLENTLDYLFVYLFATFLVFLGLAGSSRVISPSLEKAFIVILGTGLTAEETISLMLKYRLDKAIQFYENQKAKNVQPATFLVTGGKSPGNSLSEAEVMAAYLTDRGIPEDQIIQENQSINTHQNFLYSQRLLGNGENTVFVTSSYHVLRGNVYARQLGIEAEGIGAKSPLYYLPYALIREYLALFLIYRKVHFVALPIFLALMHVLMH, encoded by the coding sequence ATGGTATTTTATGGAATCGGCATAGTCTTTAGCGGACTACTTCGTTATTCACGGCGCAAAGAACGGAAGCGTACCGAACAAAATACCCTGTTACTTCTTGCCCTTTTTTTCTTTGGGCTGGGGATTTTCGTAAGAAAATCTCAGCCCATGGAAGCAGTATTTGTGGGGGGAGTTAGTGCGTTCTTGCGTTTTTTATTTTTAATTGCCCCTTACGTTTTAGGATTTTGCAGCGTGGGTTTACTGATTCATGCGGTTACGCGCTTGCGCGAACGACCGGAATCACGTAAGTACTGGGTGGTTGCTTTCAGTGGAAGTGTGATGATAGCTTTATCCGCTTTGGTGTTGGTGAACGCCCGCTGGCTCCAGAATGAATGGCTGTATAGCTTAGAAAATACACTGGATTATTTGTTTGTCTACTTGTTCGCAACTTTCCTTGTCTTTCTCGGATTGGCTGGCTCATCGCGTGTTATTAGCCCGAGCTTAGAAAAAGCATTTATTGTCATTTTAGGAACAGGTTTGACCGCTGAGGAAACGATTAGTTTAATGCTGAAGTATCGTCTGGATAAGGCTATTCAGTTCTACGAGAATCAAAAGGCCAAAAATGTGCAGCCAGCTACTTTTCTTGTTACTGGTGGTAAGAGTCCGGGGAATTCGCTTTCCGAAGCAGAAGTGATGGCTGCTTATTTGACGGACCGTGGCATCCCGGAAGACCAGATTATTCAAGAAAATCAATCCATTAATACCCATCAAAATTTTCTCTACAGCCAACGGTTGTTGGGAAATGGTGAAAATACAGTGTTCGTGACTAGCTCGTATCATGTCCTGCGCGGAAATGTTTACGCCCGTCAATTAGGAATCGAAGCAGAAGGAATTGGCGCTAAAAGCCCGTTGTATTATTTACCGTATGCTTTGATACGTGAGTACTTAGCATTATTTTTAATCTATCGTAAGGTGCACTTTGTGGCACTCCCAATATTTTTAGCACTTATGCATGTTCTGATGCACTAA